A region of the Apium graveolens cultivar Ventura chromosome 6, ASM990537v1, whole genome shotgun sequence genome:
TGAGCAAATTGCGGAGGCGGCATCTGTGGTGGCGGTCCCCTCATCCCAGGAAACATCTGTCCAGGAGGCCTAATAACAGGAGGAGGCGCCTGTTGCGAATACTGCATAGGCGGATTCAACATCGGCGGCCTCGATATCTGCGGTTGCATCATTCCAGGCGCAGGTCCACCAATTCCCCTAACCGGTCCAGCCAATCCAGGTTGCGCTTGCACCATCGGCGCAGTCGGCACACCTCTCCCAGCCGCTCTCCCTACTCCCGGTCCCGACAAATTCGCCGCCGCAGCAGCACGTGCACGTGACTCATCAGGCGGCGGCGGACCTTCAACAGTCATCGAAATCACCTCCTCGCCACGGAGCAGAACGAGGCCGAGAGTGCGACGGTCTTCGCGAGGCTCGTCGGTCTTCTTAGAGCCTTTTAAAGGAGGAAGCTTTCGGAACTCTTCGCAATCGCCGATAACGAGATTCATGTGACGATCGAAAGCCATGAATTTGCCTACCAGTTGACGACCGTCTTGAATTGTGACGCGCATACGGTAATTGATGTATTGGAGCATCTTTGAACTCTTCGACATCGACATTGTTGTGTAATTTATCAGATCTAGGGTTTTGAAAAATATCAGAGAGCTAGGGTTTTAAGTTGGGGCATTAAGGGGTTATATAGAGCCTGCTTTATTTATCAACTGGGGATGGAGGCTGTCACGAGTTTTCCAATTCGACTTGgtgtttttaatttttaaaatctcttcttttcttttcctatattttttaaatatatattataagaGTTGGGTTCTATGGAGACCCAATCTATTTGGTATGAAAACATATTTTATAATTATTGGATCATTTACCCTCGTGTGACTCAAAATTAAACAAAGAAAATGGCAATTTTGAAATTAGTTGCAAAATTCAATGACAATGTGTGGCTCTGTTATAAAATGAAAATGTGGGTATTATAACAGTCGTCTCATCATCACTCCCAAATATTCAACTCATCATCACTCCCAAATATTCTGCAAGCAGTTACCAATTCAAACTACAATTTTGAGTTAGGCAAAGAGATAGCAGAACACTTCATTCTAATTAGATTTTTTTTACAGTTGGTGCAAAACTTGACATGCAGAACAAACAGAATCATGAGTGATAGTATGTTTTTTATATGTTCATGAATGACTACTTTGTTTTGTTAACCAATTAGTAATATTTCTTAATAAACATTAGTATAAGTTTATGTATCTATTAAATGGTAGCATTATTTGTATGTGATTTACTAAAATTTTATGATATATATCTTAGGCCGGAGACGTAGTGGGAAACTAAACGCGACTCATCGGATTTACAAAGTCTATGCTTTGCCTTATTCCACCATTTACCCAAAGCTTTTTTAATGGCTTTACATTGATCTGTTATGACACAAGGTGGTGCACGTCCCATTGCTTTCTTGAAAGCAAGTAGAAGCCATTTAAAATTTTTATAGTTTTCCTTCGCCAAAAGCCCAGCAGCAAAAGTTACATTTTTCCAATGATTATCAACACCGGTAAAGGGAACAAAAACCATGTTATATCTAAGATAAGgcaaaaaataataaaaatatcagaATCTATCAAACTTGAAAATAGTGAAATCCTTGAAATCTATTAAAATAATACGATATAATTTGTTGAATAATACTGCACTAACAACTAAAAACAGATAAGGTGCTGCAGATGTATGAAAGTGTTGAATATTAGAAACTAATAAACAGATAAGGTGCTGCACTAAACAAAAGATATGAATATTAACATATACCTGTTAGTCCGAAAAGTGTGGTCAAACGAAACTATATCGCCAAATACATCAAAGTTAGCTTGACCAATAGCATATGTCCAGAAAAGACCTGTCAAATGACCCTTTGTATCAACCTTGTAGTCATAATAAAATGTGTTATTAGATGTCTCCTTCAACTTGAATTTGGATAAAATCATATCGGCATCATGATCTCCAATACGAGCTTTTACATCCcttgaaaagtttttaaagtcaATAACAGTTGCGCCTACATCTTCATACGATCCAAATCTTTCCTTCGCTAAAGCGTGAGATCTCGTTGCACCTATTTTTG
Encoded here:
- the LOC141666721 gene encoding uncharacterized protein LOC141666721, coding for MSMSKSSKMLQYINYRMRVTIQDGRQLVGKFMAFDRHMNLVIGDCEEFRKLPPLKGSKKTDEPREDRRTLGLVLLRGEEVISMTVEGPPPPDESRARAAAAANLSGPGVGRAAGRGVPTAPMVQAQPGLAGPVRGIGGPAPGMMQPQISRPPMLNPPMQYSQQAPPPVIRPPGQMFPGMRGPPPQMPPPQFAQRPGGPPGPYPMPPPPQYGQRPMGPPPQMMRGPPPRPGMVPPPPGGVFGPPRPGMPPPPNPQQQQQ